The following proteins are co-located in the Ficedula albicollis isolate OC2 chromosome 25, FicAlb1.5, whole genome shotgun sequence genome:
- the LOC101809692 gene encoding T-lymphocyte surface antigen Ly-9-like — protein sequence MPMDEFWIPLLTTLVLHQTTSASDTTELIRAVGGSVTFRTYDMTGGNALWRFGTEPIVCASFEDPPHALFSTQTLKKRSAVSKKGRALSISQLRLEDAGNYSVIIGEKRFTFILRVYSELTEPKVTCEAQNCSSGGSCHYSLRCSVSGTDLGKVSYTWRVRHQLWTEGPEVLLMNKSDLEELEPLTCTAQNPVSSRNVTITTPGMLCTGTLSSSGVMIWLLATIGVAVLLLVLLLFLCKSKGWRKFCVCRSNPPGTGIPEVGRALQDHQFQPGSNPRHPDLHSVPSSESTSRDKGVQRSFFWM from the exons atgcCCATGGACGAATTTTGGATCCCTCTTCTCACCACACTTGTTCTCCACCAAACCA CGAGCGCCAGCGACACCACGGAGCTGATCAGGGCCGTCGGTGGGTCCGTGACCTTCCGCACCTATGACATGACAGGGGGAAATGCACTCTGGAGGTTTGGGACTGAACCCATAGTGTGTGCGTCGTTTGAGGATCCTCCTCATGCCTTATTTTCAACACAAACACTCAAAAAGCGTTCTGCTGTCTCCAAGAAGGGCCGTGCactcagcatctcccagctgaggctggaggatGCCGGGAACTACTCTGTAatcattggggaaaaaagattCACCTTCATCCTCCGTGTGTACA GTGAGCTGACAGAGCCCAAAGTGACCTGCGAGGCCCAGAACTGCTCCTCAGGTGGGAGCTGCCACTACTCCCTGCGCTGCTCCGTGTCCGGCACTGACCTCGGGAAGGTCTCCTACACCTGGAGAGTGCGACATCAGCTGTGGACCGAGGGCCCTGAGGTGCTGTTGATGAATAAATCTGACTTAGAGGAGCTGGAGCCGCTGACGTGCACGGCACAGAaccctgtgagcagcaggaacGTCACCATCACCACCCCTGGCATGctctgcacag gcACCCTCTCCAGCAGCGGGGTCATGATCTGGCTCCTAGCCACCATTGGAGTCGCAGTGCTTTTATTGGTTCTCCTCCTGTTCCTCTGTAAATCTAAAG gctggaggAAATTCTGTGTCTGCAGATCCAATCCTCCGGGCacag gaattcctgaaGTTGGAAGAGCCCTCCAGGATCACCAGTTCCAGCCTGGGAGCAATCCTCGTCACCCAGACCTACATTCTGTGCCTTCCTCAGAAAGCACCTCCAGGGACAAGGGGGTCCAACGCAGTTTCTTCTGGATGTGA